Proteins from one Mycobacterium sp. HUMS_12744610 genomic window:
- a CDS encoding MarR family winged helix-turn-helix transcriptional regulator has product MAQDDMTTAEESLDVITDALLTASRLLVAISARSIGRVDETITISQFRTLVILSNRGPVNLATLAGLLGVQPSATGRMVDRLVAAGLIDRLPHPTSRRELLAALTKRGREVVRRVTAYRRAEIAAIVEKMPPPERHGLVRALTAFTTAGGEPDAHLDVEIDL; this is encoded by the coding sequence ATGGCACAGGACGACATGACGACCGCCGAAGAGTCACTGGATGTGATCACCGATGCGTTGCTGACGGCGTCTCGCCTCCTGGTAGCCATATCGGCCCGCTCGATCGGGCGCGTCGACGAGACCATCACCATCTCCCAGTTCCGCACCCTGGTGATCCTGTCCAACCGGGGCCCGGTCAATCTGGCCACGCTGGCCGGTTTGCTCGGCGTGCAACCGTCGGCGACCGGCCGGATGGTCGACCGGCTCGTCGCCGCGGGGCTCATCGACCGGCTGCCGCACCCGACGTCGCGGCGCGAGCTGCTGGCCGCGCTGACCAAACGTGGCCGCGAGGTCGTTCGCCGGGTCACCGCCTACCGGCGCGCCGAGATCGCCGCCATCGTGGAGAAGATGCCGCCCCCGGAGCGCCACGGCCTGGTGCGGGCTCTGACGGCGTTCACCACGGCCGGCGGGGAGCCCGACGCCCACCTCGACGTCGAGATCGACCTGTAG
- a CDS encoding class I SAM-dependent methyltransferase codes for MTLDTTIPDDHALASTHRAVWALGDYALMAEEVMAPLGPVLVAATGLGPGVRVLDVAAGSGNISLPAAKSGAAVVSTDLTPELLQRSRARAAAQSLTLDYREANAHALPFGDGTFDAVISAIGVQFAPQHQRAADEMVRVCRPGGKIGVISWTPEGFFGRMLATIRPYRPCLSPAVFPAALWGRERYVGGLFGDRVQAVTATRGLLEVRRFTSAESVHDYFKNHYGPTIEAYANIGHNPVLTEELDAQLIELARQYLANGAMQWEYLLVTVEKR; via the coding sequence ATGACTCTCGACACCACCATCCCCGATGACCACGCACTGGCGTCTACGCACCGGGCGGTGTGGGCTCTGGGCGACTACGCCCTGATGGCCGAGGAGGTCATGGCGCCCCTGGGCCCCGTCCTGGTGGCCGCGACCGGTCTGGGGCCGGGCGTCCGTGTCCTCGACGTCGCGGCCGGCTCGGGCAACATCTCGCTGCCCGCCGCCAAGTCCGGTGCCGCGGTCGTGTCCACCGACCTGACCCCCGAGTTGTTGCAGCGGTCCCGGGCCAGGGCCGCCGCCCAGAGCCTCACGCTGGACTACCGCGAGGCCAACGCGCACGCGCTGCCCTTCGGCGACGGCACCTTCGACGCGGTGATCTCGGCGATCGGTGTGCAGTTCGCGCCGCAGCATCAGCGCGCCGCCGACGAGATGGTCCGCGTCTGCCGTCCCGGCGGAAAGATCGGCGTCATCAGCTGGACCCCCGAAGGCTTCTTCGGCCGGATGCTGGCCACGATCAGGCCCTACCGGCCGTGCCTGTCGCCGGCGGTGTTCCCCGCCGCGCTGTGGGGACGGGAACGCTACGTCGGCGGGCTGTTCGGCGACCGCGTGCAGGCCGTCACGGCGACGCGCGGACTGCTGGAGGTCAGGCGATTCACCAGTGCCGAGTCGGTGCACGACTACTTCAAGAACCACTACGGCCCGACGATCGAGGCCTACGCCAACATCGGGCACAACCCGGTGCTGACCGAGGAACTCGACGCCCAGCTCATCGAACTGGCACGGCAATACCTCGCCAACGGCGCGATGCAGTGGGAGTATTTGCTGGTCACCGTCGAAAAGCGTTGA
- a CDS encoding RsmB/NOP family class I SAM-dependent RNA methyltransferase yields the protein MSPPPQRRRPRRRPLDPARAAAFEVLRAVSQRDAYANLALPALLRERGIAGRDAAFATELTYGTCRTRGLLDAIIGAAAGRSPDAIDPVLLDLLRLGAYQLLRTRVDAHAAVSTTVEQAGIEFDSARAGFVNAVLRTISGRDEKSWTGELAPDPAKDPVGHAAFVHAHPRWIAQAFADALGAAAGELDAVLASDDERPQVHLAARPAVLTAAELAEAVGGTVGRYSPYAVYLPGGDPGGLAPVREGAALVQDEGSQLVARALALAPVDGDTGRWLDLCAGPGGKTALLAALGAAGAGARVTAVEPSPRRADLVAENTRGLPVDVVRADGRETGLQSGFDRVLVDAPCTGLGALRRRPEARWRRQPADVPVLAKLQRELLAAAIALTRPGGVVLYATCSPHLAETVGVVADALRRHPVSAVDTRPLFDPVPALGDGPHVQLWPHRHGTDAMFAAALRREAG from the coding sequence ATGAGCCCGCCCCCGCAACGGCGCCGGCCGCGCCGCCGGCCGCTGGACCCGGCGCGCGCCGCCGCGTTCGAGGTGCTGCGCGCGGTGAGCCAGCGCGACGCGTATGCGAACCTGGCCCTGCCCGCGCTGCTGCGGGAACGCGGTATCGCCGGGCGCGACGCCGCGTTCGCCACCGAGCTGACCTACGGCACCTGCCGCACCCGGGGCCTGCTCGACGCGATCATCGGCGCGGCGGCCGGGCGTTCGCCGGACGCGATCGATCCGGTGCTGCTCGACCTGCTGCGCCTCGGCGCCTACCAACTGCTGCGCACCCGCGTCGACGCGCACGCCGCGGTGTCCACCACCGTCGAGCAGGCGGGCATCGAATTCGATTCCGCGCGAGCGGGTTTCGTCAACGCCGTGCTGCGCACCATCTCCGGCCGCGACGAGAAGTCCTGGACCGGCGAGCTGGCTCCCGACCCGGCCAAGGATCCGGTCGGGCATGCCGCGTTCGTGCACGCCCACCCCCGCTGGATCGCGCAGGCCTTCGCCGACGCGCTGGGCGCGGCCGCCGGGGAACTCGACGCGGTGCTGGCCAGCGACGACGAACGGCCCCAGGTGCACCTGGCGGCCCGCCCCGCGGTGCTGACCGCCGCCGAGCTTGCCGAGGCGGTGGGCGGCACCGTCGGGCGGTATTCGCCGTACGCGGTGTATCTGCCGGGCGGGGACCCCGGCGGGCTGGCGCCGGTGCGCGAGGGCGCCGCGCTGGTCCAGGACGAGGGCAGCCAGCTGGTGGCCCGCGCGCTGGCGCTGGCGCCGGTCGACGGTGACACCGGCCGGTGGCTGGACCTGTGCGCGGGGCCGGGCGGCAAGACGGCGTTGCTGGCCGCGTTGGGCGCCGCCGGCGCGGGGGCCCGCGTGACGGCGGTGGAGCCGTCGCCGCGGCGCGCCGACCTGGTCGCCGAGAACACCCGCGGCCTGCCGGTGGACGTGGTGCGGGCCGACGGGCGGGAGACGGGTCTGCAGTCGGGCTTCGACCGGGTGCTCGTCGACGCGCCCTGCACCGGGCTGGGTGCCCTGCGGCGTCGCCCGGAGGCGCGGTGGCGGCGGCAGCCGGCCGACGTGCCGGTCCTGGCCAAGCTGCAGCGCGAGCTGCTGGCCGCCGCGATCGCGCTGACCCGCCCCGGCGGTGTGGTCCTTTATGCGACGTGTTCGCCGCACCTGGCCGAAACCGTGGGCGTGGTCGCCGACGCGCTGCGACGCCATCCGGTGAGCGCGGTGGACACCCGGCCGCTGTTCGATCCCGTCCCGGCGCTCGGTGATGGCCCGCACGTGCAGCTCTGGCCGCACCGGCACGGCACCGACGCGATGTTCGCCGCCGCGCTGCGCCGCGAGGCGGGGTAG
- the ribD gene encoding bifunctional diaminohydroxyphosphoribosylaminopyrimidine deaminase/5-amino-6-(5-phosphoribosylamino)uracil reductase RibD: MSGEQVKNLDEAMRLAIEQSYLVKGNTYPNPPVGAVIIDREGHVVGVGATEPAGGDHAEVVALRRAGGLAAGGIAVVTLEPCNHFGKTPPCVNALVEARVGAVVYAVTDPNGIAGGGAGRLQAAGVQVQSGVLADQVAGGPLREWLYKQRTGLPHVTWKYASSVDGRSAAADGTSRWISSDASRLDLHRRRATADTIVVGTGTVLSDDPALTARAPDGTLARRQPLRVVVGMRALPSEAKVLNDDSRTMLIRTHDPMEVLKAVSDRTDVLLEGGPTLAGAFLRAGLVNRILVYLAPILLGGPVTAVDDVGVPSIARALRWQFDGIDRAGPDLLLSLVPRGD, from the coding sequence ATGAGCGGCGAACAGGTCAAGAACCTCGACGAGGCCATGCGGCTGGCGATCGAGCAGTCCTATCTGGTCAAGGGCAACACCTACCCGAACCCGCCGGTCGGGGCCGTGATCATCGACCGCGAGGGCCATGTCGTCGGCGTCGGCGCGACCGAGCCGGCCGGGGGCGACCACGCCGAGGTGGTGGCGCTGCGCCGGGCCGGCGGACTGGCGGCCGGCGGCATCGCGGTGGTGACGCTCGAGCCGTGCAACCACTTCGGGAAGACCCCGCCGTGCGTGAACGCCCTCGTCGAGGCGCGGGTGGGCGCGGTGGTCTACGCGGTCACCGATCCGAACGGGATCGCCGGGGGTGGTGCGGGCCGGCTGCAGGCGGCCGGCGTGCAGGTGCAGTCCGGCGTGCTGGCCGATCAGGTGGCGGGCGGGCCGCTGCGCGAATGGCTCTATAAGCAGCGCACCGGGTTGCCGCACGTGACCTGGAAGTACGCCAGCAGCGTCGACGGGCGCAGCGCCGCCGCCGATGGAACGAGCCGGTGGATCTCCAGCGACGCCTCTCGCCTGGACCTGCATCGCCGCCGCGCCACCGCCGACACGATCGTGGTCGGCACCGGCACGGTGCTGTCCGACGACCCCGCGCTCACCGCGCGGGCCCCCGACGGCACGTTGGCGCGGCGGCAACCGCTGCGGGTGGTGGTGGGCATGCGCGCCCTGCCGTCGGAGGCGAAGGTGCTCAACGACGACTCGCGCACCATGCTGATTCGCACCCACGACCCGATGGAGGTGCTCAAGGCGGTGTCGGACCGCACCGACGTGCTGCTGGAGGGGGGCCCCACGCTGGCCGGCGCGTTCCTGCGGGCCGGGCTGGTCAACCGAATCCTCGTCTACCTGGCGCCGATCCTGCTGGGTGGACCCGTCACCGCGGTCGACGACGTGGGGGTGCCGAGCATCGCGCGGGCGCTGCGCTGGCAGTTCGACGGGATCGACCGGGCGGGACCCGATCTGCTGCTGAGTCTGGTGCCGCGCGGCGACTGA
- a CDS encoding alpha/beta hydrolase codes for MPSLDNTADERPAIDPILQKVLDAVPFRLSTEEGVDAARQRFRDLPRRPVHPELRVEDRTIAGPAGPVGVRIYWPATETDGGARPVVMFFHGGGFVVGDLDTHDGTARQHAVGADAIVVSVDYRLAPEHPYPAAIEDAWAATLWVAERGSEIGADAGRMAVAGDSAGGNVAAVLAQLSRDRGGPRMAFQLLWYPSTLWDASLPSFTENAAAPILDVKAIAAFSRWYAGDVDMANPPPGMAPGRAGNLAGLPPAYIGVAGYDPLRDDGIRYGELLAAAGVPVEVHNAETMVHGFLGYAGVVPAATAGLDRGLAALRRALHT; via the coding sequence ATGCCCAGCTTGGACAACACAGCCGACGAAAGACCAGCAATCGACCCCATCCTGCAGAAGGTACTGGATGCGGTTCCGTTCCGGCTATCGACCGAGGAGGGCGTCGACGCGGCCCGGCAACGGTTCCGCGACCTGCCGCGCCGGCCGGTGCACCCGGAGCTGCGCGTCGAGGACCGGACGATTGCGGGACCGGCGGGCCCGGTCGGCGTGCGGATCTACTGGCCGGCAACCGAAACCGACGGGGGCGCCCGGCCCGTCGTGATGTTCTTCCACGGCGGCGGTTTCGTTGTGGGCGACCTGGACACCCATGACGGCACGGCGCGCCAGCACGCAGTCGGCGCCGACGCGATCGTGGTGTCCGTCGACTACCGGCTGGCGCCCGAGCACCCCTACCCCGCCGCGATCGAAGACGCTTGGGCCGCAACGCTGTGGGTCGCCGAGCGCGGCTCCGAAATAGGCGCCGACGCCGGCCGGATGGCCGTCGCCGGGGATTCGGCCGGCGGAAACGTCGCGGCGGTGCTGGCCCAGCTGAGCCGGGACCGGGGCGGCCCGCGGATGGCGTTCCAGCTGCTGTGGTACCCCTCCACGCTGTGGGATGCGTCGCTGCCGTCGTTCACCGAGAACGCCGCCGCCCCGATCCTCGACGTCAAGGCCATCGCCGCGTTCTCCCGTTGGTACGCAGGCGATGTCGACATGGCCAACCCCCCGCCGGGCATGGCGCCGGGGCGTGCGGGCAACCTGGCCGGGCTGCCGCCGGCCTACATCGGCGTCGCCGGCTACGATCCGCTGCGCGACGACGGGATCCGCTACGGCGAACTGCTGGCCGCCGCCGGCGTCCCCGTCGAGGTGCACAACGCCGAGACGATGGTGCACGGGTTCCTCGGTTACGCCGGCGTGGTGCCCGCCGCCACCGCCGGGCTGGACCGCGGCCTGGCAGCGCTGCGGCGGGCATTGCACACATAG
- the rpe gene encoding ribulose-phosphate 3-epimerase, with protein MPRFTGQSERPWIAPSILAADFARLADEAAAVPGADWLHVDVMDNHFVPNLTIGLPVVEHLLAATTIPMDCHLMIDNPDRWAPPYAEAGAHNVTFHAEATDNPVGVARDIRAAGAKAGIGVKPKTPLDPYLEILPHFDTLLIMSVEPGFGGQRFIPEVLGKVRAVRKMVDAGELAILLEIDGGINEDTIEQAAEAGVDCFVAGSAVYGADDPEAALEALRQRAGAASSHLRTPKNS; from the coding sequence ATGCCTCGCTTCACGGGACAGTCCGAAAGGCCCTGGATCGCACCGTCGATCCTGGCCGCCGATTTCGCGCGGCTCGCCGACGAGGCGGCGGCCGTGCCCGGCGCCGACTGGTTGCACGTCGACGTGATGGACAACCACTTCGTCCCGAACCTCACGATCGGCCTGCCGGTCGTGGAACACCTGCTGGCCGCCACCACCATCCCGATGGACTGCCACCTGATGATCGACAATCCCGATCGCTGGGCGCCCCCGTACGCCGAGGCCGGCGCGCACAACGTGACGTTCCACGCCGAGGCCACCGACAACCCGGTCGGGGTGGCCCGCGACATCCGCGCCGCCGGCGCCAAGGCGGGCATCGGCGTCAAGCCGAAAACGCCGCTGGATCCCTACCTGGAGATCCTGCCGCACTTCGACACGCTCCTCATCATGTCGGTGGAGCCGGGATTCGGCGGTCAGCGGTTCATCCCCGAGGTGCTCGGGAAGGTGCGCGCGGTGCGCAAGATGGTCGACGCGGGGGAGTTGGCCATCCTGCTCGAGATCGACGGCGGCATCAACGAGGACACGATCGAGCAGGCCGCCGAGGCCGGCGTCGACTGCTTTGTCGCGGGTTCGGCGGTGTACGGCGCCGACGACCCGGAGGCCGCGCTGGAGGCACTGCGGCAGCGGGCCGGCGCCGCGTCCTCGCACCTGCGCACGCCGAAGAACTCATGA
- a CDS encoding MFS transporter: MSTSVGRRVAISAGSLAVLLGALDAYVVITIMRDIMRDVGIPINQLQRITWIITMYLLGYIAAMPLLGRASDRFGRKLVLQISLALFIVGSVVTALAGHWGDFHMLIAGRTIQGVASGALLPVTLALGADLWAQRNRAGVLGGIGAAQELGSVLGPLYGIFIVWLFHDWRDVFWINVPLTLIAMAMIQFSLPPHQRVQNPERIDLVGGVLLAVTLGLAIIGLYNPQPDGQHVLPSYGPPLVIAAVVVAVLFLLWERFSRTRLIEPEGVHFRPFLAALATWLAAGAALMVTLVNVELFGQGVLQMDQAQAAGLLLWFLIALPIGAVLGGWIATRAGDRAIAFLGLMIAAYGYWLIHYWRQDVMQQRHDILGLFHVPVLHADLLVAGLGLGLVIGPLTSAALRVVPPSQHGIASAAVVVARQTGMLIGVAALSAWGLYEFNRIVAGLTAQIPPDATLFQRVAAQATLYLQAFAEMYGKIFEATSFICVVGALLGLLVGGRTEQAEEPEVSEEQAVAPTKG; encoded by the coding sequence GTGAGCACATCGGTCGGGCGCCGGGTCGCCATCAGCGCAGGCAGCCTGGCGGTGTTGCTGGGCGCCCTGGACGCCTACGTCGTGATCACGATCATGCGCGACATCATGCGCGACGTCGGGATCCCCATCAACCAGCTGCAGCGGATCACCTGGATCATCACGATGTACCTGCTGGGCTACATCGCCGCCATGCCCCTGCTGGGCCGGGCTTCCGACCGGTTCGGCCGCAAGCTGGTCCTGCAGATCAGCCTGGCCCTGTTCATCGTCGGTTCCGTGGTCACCGCGCTGGCCGGACACTGGGGCGACTTCCACATGCTGATCGCCGGCCGCACCATCCAGGGTGTGGCCAGCGGGGCGCTGCTGCCGGTCACCCTGGCCCTGGGCGCCGACCTGTGGGCGCAACGCAACCGCGCCGGTGTGCTGGGCGGCATCGGCGCGGCCCAGGAACTCGGCAGCGTGCTGGGCCCCCTGTACGGCATCTTCATCGTCTGGTTGTTCCACGACTGGCGCGACGTGTTCTGGATCAACGTCCCGCTCACCCTGATCGCGATGGCGATGATCCAGTTCAGCCTGCCGCCGCACCAACGCGTGCAGAATCCCGAACGGATCGACCTGGTCGGTGGGGTGCTGCTCGCCGTCACCCTGGGCCTGGCGATCATCGGGCTGTACAACCCCCAACCCGACGGCCAACACGTGTTGCCCTCCTACGGGCCGCCGCTGGTCATCGCGGCAGTCGTGGTCGCGGTGCTCTTCCTGCTCTGGGAACGCTTCTCGCGGACCCGGCTGATCGAACCGGAAGGAGTGCACTTCCGACCCTTCCTGGCCGCGCTGGCCACTTGGTTGGCCGCGGGCGCAGCCTTGATGGTGACCCTGGTCAACGTGGAACTGTTCGGCCAGGGCGTGCTGCAAATGGACCAGGCGCAGGCCGCCGGGCTGTTGCTGTGGTTCCTCATCGCGCTGCCGATCGGGGCGGTGCTGGGCGGGTGGATCGCCACCCGGGCCGGCGACCGTGCGATCGCGTTCCTGGGCCTGATGATCGCCGCCTACGGCTACTGGCTGATCCACTACTGGCGCCAGGACGTGATGCAGCAGCGGCACGACATTCTCGGTTTGTTCCACGTGCCGGTGTTGCATGCCGACCTGCTGGTGGCCGGGCTTGGGCTCGGCCTGGTGATCGGGCCACTGACCTCTGCGGCGCTTCGGGTCGTCCCACCCTCCCAGCACGGCATCGCCTCAGCGGCCGTCGTGGTGGCCCGGCAAACGGGGATGCTGATAGGCGTGGCGGCGCTGAGCGCCTGGGGCCTGTACGAGTTCAACCGGATCGTCGCGGGGTTGACGGCCCAGATCCCACCCGATGCGACCCTCTTCCAGCGGGTGGCCGCCCAGGCGACGCTGTACCTGCAGGCGTTCGCGGAGATGTACGGCAAGATCTTCGAAGCCACCAGCTTCATCTGCGTGGTCGGAGCGCTGCTGGGCCTGCTGGTTGGTGGCCGCACGGAGCAGGCCGAGGAACCTGAGGTCAGCGAGGAACAGGCCGTCGCCCCCACGAAGGGTTAG
- the fmt gene encoding methionyl-tRNA formyltransferase gives MRLVFAGTPEPALPALRRLLDSPRHEVAAVLTRPDAASGRRGKPEPSPVAREALDRGIPVLRPARPNSAEFVAELAELAPECCPVVAYGALLREDLLAVPAHGWVNLHFSLLPAWRGAAPVQAAIAAGDAITGATTFRIEPSLDSGPVYGVVTETIRPADTAGDLLERLALSGAALLSATLDGIADGTLTPRPQPAEGVSLAPKITVEQARVRWDLPAPVVERRIRAVTPSPGAWTLIGDLRIKLGPVLLAADAPKPLSPGAIHVDRKGVWVGTGTEPVRLGRIQPPGKKVMDAVDWARGARLDPAARAS, from the coding sequence GTGCGCCTCGTCTTCGCCGGCACCCCCGAACCCGCGCTGCCCGCGCTGCGCCGCCTCCTCGACTCGCCCCGGCACGAGGTGGCCGCCGTGCTGACCAGGCCCGACGCCGCGTCCGGCCGGCGCGGCAAACCGGAACCCTCGCCGGTGGCCCGCGAGGCGCTGGACCGCGGCATCCCGGTGCTGCGGCCCGCGCGGCCCAACTCCGCGGAGTTCGTCGCCGAGCTGGCCGAGCTGGCGCCGGAGTGTTGCCCGGTGGTGGCCTACGGCGCGCTGCTGCGCGAGGACCTGCTCGCGGTGCCCGCGCACGGTTGGGTCAACCTGCACTTCTCGCTACTGCCCGCGTGGCGCGGCGCGGCGCCGGTGCAGGCCGCGATCGCCGCGGGCGACGCCATCACCGGCGCGACCACCTTTCGGATCGAGCCCAGCCTGGATTCCGGGCCCGTCTACGGTGTCGTCACCGAGACGATCCGGCCGGCCGACACCGCCGGGGACCTGCTCGAACGCCTCGCCCTCTCGGGTGCGGCGCTGCTGTCGGCGACCCTGGACGGCATCGCCGACGGAACGCTGACGCCCCGGCCGCAACCGGCCGAGGGGGTCAGCCTGGCGCCGAAGATCACCGTCGAGCAGGCCCGGGTGCGCTGGGATCTGCCGGCGCCGGTGGTGGAGCGGCGCATCCGCGCCGTCACACCCAGCCCGGGCGCCTGGACGCTGATCGGCGACCTGCGCATCAAACTCGGACCGGTGCTCCTCGCCGCCGACGCGCCGAAACCGTTGTCGCCGGGCGCCATTCACGTTGACCGTAAAGGTGTCTGGGTCGGTACCGGCACCGAGCCGGTGCGGCTCGGCCGGATCCAGCCGCCCGGCAAGAAAGTCATGGACGCGGTCGACTGGGCGCGGGGAGCCCGGCTCGACCCCGCCGCGCGGGCGTCATGA
- a CDS encoding lysoplasmalogenase produces MEVPYAPRLVSGGWVVAGWAGVAYGVYLTVLALRSPPGTELTGHWFMQPPFKALMAVLLTLAAVGHPIVRERRWLMPALLLSAVGDWLLAIPWWTLSFVAGLSAFMLAHLCFLAALLPLARLARPTPPRIAVAVLVGLTTLVLLAWFWPHLSRDDLQLPVTVYILVLTAMVCTAQFARLPTIWAAVGALCFAASDSMIGIGRFVLHNEALAVPIWWSYAAAEILLSAGFFFGREEAAGTWTGDGGVVDWPAERAD; encoded by the coding sequence ATGGAGGTACCGTACGCACCTCGGCTGGTGTCCGGCGGATGGGTGGTGGCGGGCTGGGCCGGCGTTGCCTACGGCGTCTATCTGACGGTGCTCGCGTTGCGCTCGCCGCCGGGGACCGAGCTGACCGGCCACTGGTTCATGCAGCCGCCGTTCAAGGCGCTGATGGCGGTGCTGCTGACCCTGGCCGCCGTCGGGCATCCCATCGTGCGGGAGCGGCGCTGGCTGATGCCGGCGCTGCTGTTGTCGGCCGTCGGCGACTGGCTGCTGGCGATCCCGTGGTGGACGCTGTCGTTCGTCGCGGGGCTGTCGGCGTTCATGTTGGCGCACTTGTGCTTTTTGGCCGCGCTGCTGCCGCTGGCGCGCTTGGCGCGCCCGACGCCGCCGCGCATCGCGGTTGCGGTCCTGGTCGGCCTCACGACGCTGGTGCTGCTGGCGTGGTTCTGGCCGCACCTGAGCCGCGACGACCTGCAGCTTCCGGTGACGGTCTACATCCTCGTCCTGACCGCGATGGTGTGCACGGCGCAGTTCGCGCGGCTGCCCACGATCTGGGCCGCGGTGGGGGCGCTGTGTTTTGCGGCGTCCGACTCGATGATCGGGATCGGCCGTTTCGTCCTGCACAACGAGGCGCTGGCGGTGCCGATCTGGTGGTCCTACGCCGCGGCGGAGATCTTGCTCAGCGCGGGGTTCTTCTTCGGCCGGGAGGAAGCCGCCGGCACCTGGACCGGCGACGGCGGGGTCGTCGACTGGCCCGCCGAACGCGCTGACTAG
- a CDS encoding primosomal protein N', which translates to MLSVPHLDREFDYLVSAEQSDDAQPGVRVRVRFHGRLVDGFVLERRNDTDHAGKLGWLDRVVSAEQVLTPEIRRLVDAVAARYAGTRPDVLRLAVPARHARVERETREPRAVPAGPAPVDPAGWDTYGRGAQFLGALGEARAARAVWQALPGEAWADRFAEAAAQSVRAGRAVLAIVPDQRDLDALWAAATALIDEGSVVALSAGLGPAARYRRWLAALRGTARLVIGTRSAVFAPLSDLGLVMVWADADDSLAEPRAPYPHAREVAMLRAHLARCAALIGGYARTAEAHALVRSGWAHDIVAARPVVRARTPRVVALDDSGYEDERDPAARTARIPSVALRAARSSLQAGAPVLVQVPRRGYVPSLACGRCRAIARCRHCTGPLSLAESPGRSWQQAGPTAVCRWCGRAEPALRCARCGSVSVRAVVVGARRTAEELGRAFAGTPVVTSAGDAIVAEVAAGPALVVATPGAEPVAPGGYGAALLLDTWALLGRQDLRAAEDALWRWMTAAALVRARGAGGVVAVVAESSIPTVQSLIRWDPVGHAEAELTARAEVGLPPSVHMAAIDGAPGAVAALLDEARLPAGADLLGPVELPPGVRRPPGTPADVPVTRMLVRVPREQGLQLAASLRRGVSVLSARQTHQPVRVQIDPLHIG; encoded by the coding sequence ATGTTGTCGGTGCCGCACCTGGATCGCGAGTTCGACTACCTGGTGTCGGCTGAGCAGTCAGACGACGCCCAGCCCGGGGTGCGGGTCCGGGTGCGGTTCCACGGGCGGCTGGTCGACGGGTTCGTGTTGGAGCGCCGCAACGACACCGATCACGCGGGCAAGCTCGGCTGGCTCGATCGGGTGGTGTCGGCCGAACAGGTGCTCACCCCCGAGATCCGTCGTCTGGTCGACGCGGTGGCTGCCCGCTACGCCGGTACCCGGCCGGACGTGTTGCGGCTGGCGGTCCCGGCGCGCCACGCCCGGGTGGAACGGGAAACCCGCGAACCCCGGGCCGTCCCGGCCGGGCCGGCGCCGGTCGACCCGGCGGGCTGGGACACCTACGGCCGCGGCGCGCAGTTCCTGGGTGCCCTGGGTGAGGCGCGTGCCGCCCGCGCGGTGTGGCAGGCGCTCCCGGGGGAGGCGTGGGCGGACCGATTCGCCGAGGCCGCCGCGCAGAGCGTCCGCGCCGGCCGGGCGGTGCTGGCCATCGTCCCCGACCAGCGGGATCTGGACGCGCTGTGGGCGGCCGCGACGGCCCTGATCGATGAGGGCAGCGTGGTGGCACTTTCGGCGGGCCTGGGACCGGCCGCCCGGTATCGGCGCTGGCTGGCGGCGCTGCGGGGCACCGCGCGGCTGGTGATCGGCACCCGCAGCGCGGTGTTCGCGCCGCTGAGCGACCTGGGCCTGGTCATGGTGTGGGCCGACGCCGACGACAGCCTCGCCGAACCGCGCGCGCCCTACCCGCACGCCCGCGAGGTGGCGATGTTGCGGGCCCACCTGGCGCGCTGCGCGGCGCTGATCGGCGGCTACGCTCGGACCGCCGAAGCCCACGCGCTGGTGCGCAGCGGATGGGCGCACGACATCGTGGCGGCGCGGCCGGTGGTGCGTGCTCGCACCCCGCGGGTGGTAGCCCTCGACGACAGCGGCTACGAGGACGAACGCGATCCCGCGGCCCGCACCGCGCGCATTCCCTCGGTGGCGCTGCGCGCCGCGCGCTCGTCGCTGCAGGCCGGCGCTCCGGTGCTGGTGCAGGTGCCGCGGCGGGGTTACGTCCCATCGCTGGCCTGCGGCCGCTGCCGCGCCATCGCCCGGTGCCGGCACTGCACCGGGCCCCTTTCCCTGGCGGAGTCACCGGGGCGGTCGTGGCAGCAGGCCGGGCCGACTGCCGTGTGCCGCTGGTGCGGCCGCGCCGAGCCCGCGCTGCGGTGCGCCCGCTGCGGCTCGGTTTCGGTGCGCGCGGTGGTGGTCGGCGCGCGGCGCACCGCCGAGGAACTCGGCCGCGCCTTCGCCGGCACGCCTGTCGTCACCTCGGCCGGCGACGCCATCGTGGCGGAGGTCGCCGCCGGCCCGGCCCTGGTCGTGGCCACCCCGGGCGCCGAACCCGTTGCACCCGGTGGGTACGGGGCGGCGCTGCTGCTCGACACCTGGGCGTTGCTGGGTCGGCAGGACCTGCGCGCCGCAGAGGACGCTCTGTGGCGGTGGATGACGGCCGCCGCGCTGGTCCGCGCCCGCGGCGCCGGCGGGGTGGTGGCGGTGGTCGCCGAGTCGTCCATCCCGACGGTGCAGTCGCTGATTCGCTGGGATCCGGTCGGCCACGCCGAGGCCGAACTCACGGCCAGGGCCGAAGTCGGTCTGCCGCCCAGCGTGCACATGGCCGCGATCGACGGCGCACCGGGAGCGGTCGCGGCGTTGCTCGACGAGGCCCGCCTGCCCGCGGGGGCCGATTTGCTCGGCCCGGTTGAGCTGCCGCCCGGCGTGCGCCGCCCCCCGGGCACCCCCGCCGACGTGCCGGTGACCAGGATGTTGGTGCGGGTGCCCCGCGAGCAGGGCCTGCAGTTGGCGGCGAGCCTGCGCCGCGGCGTCAGCGTGCTCAGTGCCCGGCAAACCCACCAACCGGTGCGGGTGCAGATCGACCCGCTGCACATCGGCTAG